Proteins encoded in a region of the Mycolicibacterium neoaurum genome:
- the urtA gene encoding urea ABC transporter substrate-binding protein has translation MNRITAGVALLATTTMLAAGCGSRAGDDSGATAQGCADTSGSEVAIGSINSLSGGLAVSESVIHDAIAMAVDEINASGGVLGKQLDLLSEDGASDPTVFAEKANKLVNSDCVAAVFGGYTSASRKAMLPVFEDSNALLYYGQQYEGLESSKNIFYSGATTNQQIIPALDYLKQQGVTSLYLVGSDYVFPRTSNAIVKAYAAANGIEIKGEDYVPLDSTNFATIVNKIRSADADAIFNVVVGGSLTAFFREYNSAGLTAQTMPVMSMCVGEEEVKSIGADTLVGQLSSWNYYETLDTPANKKFVADFKAKYGPGRVTSDPMESAYTAVYLWKATVEKADSFAVADIQSAADGVTVDAPEGAVTIDGENHHVTKTARVGKVVPSGLIDQVWQSPEPITPDPFLKNYPWAEGITG, from the coding sequence ATGAACAGAATCACCGCGGGAGTGGCACTCCTCGCGACAACGACCATGCTCGCGGCCGGTTGCGGCAGTCGGGCCGGTGACGACTCGGGCGCGACGGCACAGGGGTGCGCGGACACATCGGGCTCGGAGGTCGCGATCGGTTCGATCAACTCACTGTCCGGCGGGCTGGCCGTCAGCGAGTCGGTCATCCATGATGCGATCGCGATGGCCGTCGACGAGATCAACGCAAGCGGCGGGGTGCTTGGCAAGCAGCTCGATCTGTTGTCCGAGGACGGCGCATCGGATCCCACCGTGTTCGCCGAGAAGGCCAACAAACTGGTCAACAGCGACTGTGTCGCAGCAGTTTTCGGCGGATACACCTCGGCGAGCCGCAAGGCGATGCTGCCGGTGTTCGAGGATTCCAACGCACTGCTCTACTACGGTCAGCAGTACGAGGGCCTGGAGTCCTCGAAGAACATCTTCTACTCGGGCGCCACCACCAACCAGCAGATCATCCCGGCTCTGGACTACCTCAAGCAGCAGGGCGTCACCTCGCTCTACCTGGTGGGCAGCGATTACGTCTTCCCGCGCACCTCCAATGCCATCGTCAAGGCCTACGCCGCGGCCAACGGCATCGAGATCAAGGGCGAAGACTATGTGCCGCTGGACAGTACGAACTTTGCGACGATCGTCAACAAGATCCGCAGCGCCGATGCCGACGCCATCTTCAACGTCGTGGTGGGCGGGTCACTGACCGCCTTCTTCCGTGAATACAACAGCGCCGGGCTGACGGCCCAGACCATGCCGGTGATGTCGATGTGCGTCGGCGAGGAGGAGGTCAAGAGCATCGGCGCCGATACCCTGGTCGGGCAGCTGTCGTCGTGGAACTACTACGAGACCCTCGATACCCCGGCCAACAAGAAGTTCGTCGCCGACTTCAAGGCCAAGTACGGCCCCGGCCGGGTGACCTCGGATCCGATGGAATCGGCCTACACCGCGGTGTACCTGTGGAAGGCCACCGTCGAGAAGGCCGACTCGTTCGCGGTGGCCGACATCCAGTCCGCGGCCGACGGCGTCACCGTCGACGCCCCCGAAGGTGCCGTCACGATCGACGGTGAGAACCACCACGTCACCAAGACCGCACGGGTCGGAAAGGTGGTCCCCAGCGGTCTGATCGACCAGGTATGGCAGTCACCGGAACCCATCACCCCCGATCCGTTCCTCAAGAACTATCCGTGGGCCGAGGGAATCACGGGCTGA
- a CDS encoding urease subunit beta: protein MHLTPKDEDRLLVFLAAELARKHRAAGLALTYAEARALIADEVIEAARSGAGVAEAAAIGADLLTDDDVMPGVRTLLGSVQVEAFFDDGQKLVTVHDAIGPGTRTADEIAFTPGEVLPADGDLELNADRATVSVSVQNTGDRPIQVGSHFHFFECNRALRFDRRSAFGMRLDIPSGLAVRFEPGETQEVSLTRYGGDRVVIGQNDVTNGPTDTDPGEELMSTMHTRGFLDSGS from the coding sequence ATGCATCTGACACCCAAGGACGAAGACCGGCTGTTGGTGTTCCTGGCCGCCGAACTGGCCCGCAAGCACCGCGCGGCGGGACTGGCACTGACCTATGCCGAGGCCCGGGCACTGATCGCCGACGAGGTCATCGAGGCCGCCCGATCCGGCGCCGGGGTGGCCGAGGCCGCCGCCATCGGGGCCGACCTGCTCACCGATGACGATGTCATGCCCGGCGTGCGCACCCTGTTGGGTTCGGTTCAGGTCGAGGCGTTCTTCGACGACGGGCAGAAGCTCGTCACCGTGCACGACGCGATCGGCCCCGGCACCCGGACCGCCGACGAGATCGCCTTCACACCGGGCGAGGTCCTGCCCGCCGACGGCGACCTCGAGCTCAACGCCGACCGGGCCACCGTGTCGGTGAGCGTGCAGAACACCGGTGACCGCCCGATCCAGGTCGGATCGCACTTCCACTTCTTCGAATGCAACCGGGCGCTGCGGTTCGACCGGCGATCGGCATTCGGCATGCGGTTGGACATCCCGTCGGGGCTGGCCGTGCGCTTCGAACCCGGTGAGACGCAGGAGGTATCGCTGACGCGCTACGGCGGTGACCGCGTGGTGATCGGCCAGAACGATGTCACCAACGGACCCACCGACACCGATCCCGGTGAGGAGCTGATGAGCACCATGCACACCCGCGGCTTCCTGGATTCGGGGAGCTGA
- the ureC gene encoding urease subunit alpha gives MAYRISRARYAELYGPTTGDRVRLADTELLARVEHDATVYGDEAVFGGGKTMREGMAVHGDLTNDEGALDFVITNALIVDAVLGIRKADIGIRDGRIVGIGKAGNPRTMDGVDPDLIIGAGTDIRSGEGMIATAGAIDVHVHFDSAGLVEEAISSGITTMIGGGLGPVTVGITSSGPTNLARMLRAAEAFPMNFGFIGNGSASSTAPLIEQGLAGAIGFKIHEDWGATPAAIRASLDAGDELDLQVQIHTDTLNESGFYEDTMAAIGGRVIHTYHAEGAGGGHAPDIMQVVGEPYCLPSSTNPTNPYTLNTFDEHLDMVMVCHHLNPRIPEDVAFAESRIRRETIAAEDVLHDMGAISAMGSDSQGMGRIGETIARTWQLASHMRATRGPLPADEGTGADNARILRYIAKLTINPARLFGIDHEVGSLEPGKLADIVLWEPKFFGIRPEVVFKGGFPAWSVMGEANASLMTCEPLKYRPQWAAYGQTPSDVSVNFVAAAAIDAGLGARLGLQTRLVACHGSRGLTKADLLHNDYLPDIRIEPDTYRVIVDGQLCQSVPMTTVPLGRRYTLK, from the coding sequence ATGGCATACCGCATCAGCCGGGCCCGCTACGCCGAACTGTACGGACCGACCACCGGCGACCGGGTGCGCCTGGCCGACACCGAGCTACTGGCCCGTGTCGAACACGATGCCACCGTGTACGGCGACGAGGCCGTGTTCGGCGGCGGCAAGACCATGCGTGAGGGCATGGCCGTGCACGGTGACCTGACCAATGACGAAGGGGCACTGGACTTCGTCATCACCAATGCGCTCATTGTCGACGCCGTGTTGGGTATCCGGAAGGCCGATATCGGGATCCGCGACGGACGCATCGTCGGGATCGGCAAGGCCGGCAACCCGCGCACCATGGACGGTGTGGACCCCGATCTGATCATCGGCGCAGGTACCGATATCCGCTCCGGCGAGGGCATGATCGCCACCGCGGGCGCCATCGACGTCCACGTGCATTTCGACAGCGCCGGTCTGGTCGAGGAGGCCATCTCCAGCGGCATCACCACCATGATCGGTGGCGGCCTCGGCCCGGTGACCGTCGGCATCACCTCGTCGGGGCCGACGAACCTGGCGCGCATGCTACGGGCCGCGGAGGCCTTCCCGATGAACTTCGGATTCATCGGCAACGGCAGCGCATCGAGCACCGCACCGCTGATCGAGCAGGGACTGGCCGGCGCCATCGGATTCAAGATCCACGAGGACTGGGGCGCCACCCCGGCGGCGATCCGGGCCTCGCTGGACGCCGGCGACGAACTGGACCTGCAGGTGCAGATCCACACCGACACCCTCAACGAATCCGGCTTCTACGAGGACACCATGGCCGCGATCGGTGGCCGGGTGATCCACACCTATCACGCCGAGGGGGCCGGCGGCGGTCACGCGCCGGACATCATGCAGGTCGTCGGCGAGCCCTATTGCCTTCCGTCCTCTACCAATCCGACGAATCCCTACACACTCAACACCTTCGACGAACACCTGGACATGGTGATGGTGTGCCACCATCTGAATCCCCGCATCCCCGAGGATGTGGCGTTCGCCGAATCGCGGATCCGGCGGGAGACCATCGCTGCCGAGGACGTGTTGCACGATATGGGTGCCATCTCGGCCATGGGGTCGGACTCCCAGGGCATGGGGCGCATCGGGGAGACCATCGCCCGCACATGGCAGTTGGCCTCACATATGCGGGCCACCCGCGGCCCCCTGCCCGCCGACGAGGGCACCGGTGCCGACAATGCCCGGATCCTTCGTTATATCGCCAAGCTGACGATCAATCCGGCCCGCCTGTTCGGGATCGATCACGAGGTCGGCTCGTTGGAGCCGGGCAAGCTCGCCGATATCGTGCTGTGGGAACCGAAGTTCTTCGGAATCCGCCCCGAGGTCGTGTTCAAGGGCGGCTTCCCGGCATGGTCGGTGATGGGCGAGGCCAACGCGTCGCTGATGACATGTGAGCCGTTGAAGTACCGCCCGCAATGGGCGGCCTACGGGCAGACCCCGTCCGACGTGTCGGTGAACTTCGTGGCAGCCGCGGCGATCGACGCCGGACTGGGTGCGCGACTCGGACTGCAGACCCGGCTGGTGGCCTGTCACGGCTCGCGCGGGCTCACCAAAGCCGATCTGCTGCACAACGATTACCTGCCCGATATCCGGATCGAACCCGACACTTATCGGGTGATCGTGGACGGCCAACTGTGCCAGAGCGTGCCGATGACGACGGTGCCGCTGGGCCGTCGGTACACGTTGAAGTAG
- the ureG gene encoding urease accessory protein UreG, which yields MGEVLRIGIGGPVGSGKTRLVERLVPELIGRGLGVAVITNDLVTDEDAQRVRRSGVIDPNRVLAVETGACPHTAIREDPSANLAAARRLAAEFDDLDLILIESGGDNLAATFTSDLVDYWIFVIDTAGGDDIPRKKGIGLLQADLLVVNKIDLADLVGADLDGMRRDCAAARPTKPTVFTDLRSGSGLDALTEELLRGVMLTARA from the coding sequence ATGGGCGAGGTACTTCGCATCGGTATCGGCGGTCCGGTCGGGTCGGGTAAGACCCGGTTGGTGGAGCGGCTGGTGCCCGAACTGATCGGCAGGGGTCTCGGCGTTGCGGTGATCACCAACGACCTGGTGACCGACGAGGATGCCCAACGGGTGCGCCGCAGCGGGGTCATCGACCCGAACCGGGTGCTGGCCGTCGAGACCGGCGCCTGCCCGCACACCGCCATCCGCGAGGACCCGTCGGCGAATCTGGCCGCCGCCCGCCGGTTGGCGGCCGAATTCGATGACCTGGACCTGATTCTCATCGAGTCCGGTGGCGACAACCTGGCCGCCACCTTCACCTCCGACCTGGTGGACTACTGGATCTTCGTCATCGACACCGCGGGCGGGGACGATATCCCGCGCAAGAAGGGCATCGGGCTGCTGCAGGCCGATCTGCTGGTGGTCAACAAGATCGACCTCGCCGACCTGGTGGGCGCCGATCTGGACGGGATGCGCCGGGACTGCGCGGCGGCCCGCCCCACCAAGCCGACGGTGTTCACCGATCTGCGCTCCGGATCCGGCTTGGACGCCCTGACCGAGGAGTTGCTGCGCGGTGTGATGCTCACGGCGCGCGCATGA
- a CDS encoding urease accessory protein UreD has protein sequence MIAPGVLSLHARADASGTTRITGLRQRYPQRVTTALHCDPAYPRAANLCVQSPSGGTFSDDDLSTTVRCASGTHLHLTSQAATQVFAGGGPGARHRLSFDVESGAVLEYLPKTIIPQADSSFAQRLEVDVATGGVYIGWDAIAAGRIAHGERFRYAVVDTAFTVRVQGRAVARDRQLVTADAVIGADYLATLLIVAPGHCLRAALSAVRAVLADHPGIEGGAGELPSDAGIFARIRTDSAPALLAVQQALHDAARIMLPIPPITRSTP, from the coding sequence ATGATCGCCCCCGGTGTGCTGAGCCTGCACGCCCGCGCCGATGCCAGCGGCACGACGCGGATCACCGGGCTGCGGCAGCGATACCCGCAGCGGGTGACCACCGCGCTGCACTGCGATCCCGCGTACCCCCGCGCAGCCAACCTCTGTGTGCAGAGCCCCAGCGGCGGAACCTTTTCCGATGACGATCTGAGCACCACCGTACGGTGTGCGTCCGGCACACATCTGCACCTCACCTCCCAGGCCGCCACCCAGGTGTTCGCCGGCGGCGGACCCGGTGCGCGGCATCGCCTGTCGTTCGACGTGGAGTCCGGGGCGGTGCTGGAGTACCTGCCCAAAACGATCATCCCGCAAGCCGATTCGAGCTTCGCGCAACGGTTGGAGGTCGATGTCGCCACCGGCGGGGTGTACATCGGCTGGGATGCGATCGCCGCAGGGCGGATTGCACACGGCGAGCGGTTCCGGTACGCCGTCGTCGACACCGCGTTCACGGTGCGGGTACAGGGCCGTGCGGTGGCACGGGACCGCCAACTGGTCACCGCGGATGCCGTCATCGGAGCGGACTATCTGGCCACCCTGCTGATCGTCGCGCCGGGCCACTGCCTCCGTGCCGCCCTGTCAGCCGTGCGCGCGGTACTGGCCGATCACCCCGGCATTGAGGGTGGCGCCGGCGAACTTCCCTCTGATGCCGGCATTTTCGCACGGATCAGGACCGACAGCGCACCCGCACTGCTCGCCGTGCAGCAGGCACTGCACGATGCGGCCCGCATCATGTTGCCCATCCCACCGATCACCAGGAGCACCCCGTGA
- a CDS encoding urease accessory protein UreE, which translates to MIADTVLGHVDDPAFAGRLHQHVDIGWGDAGKHRQLVTTDTGVEVRIMLPRGVFLHHDAVIADDGHAVVVVRRPAEPAIRVRFADNTARTMLMLGHLLGNQHAPVDVDDDGVTVPLFTSADAARDMLATMGVIGEVTELALAGHGWARTSADDHAGHHH; encoded by the coding sequence GTGATAGCCGATACCGTACTCGGACACGTCGATGATCCGGCCTTTGCCGGCCGCCTGCACCAGCATGTCGACATCGGCTGGGGTGATGCGGGCAAGCACCGACAGCTCGTCACGACCGACACCGGTGTCGAGGTGCGGATCATGTTGCCGCGCGGCGTTTTCCTACACCACGATGCCGTGATCGCCGATGACGGCCACGCCGTCGTGGTGGTCCGCCGTCCCGCCGAGCCCGCCATCCGGGTCCGGTTCGCCGATAACACCGCGCGCACCATGCTGATGCTGGGCCACCTGCTCGGCAACCAACACGCCCCCGTCGACGTCGACGATGACGGTGTGACCGTTCCACTGTTCACCAGCGCCGACGCCGCCAGGGACATGCTCGCCACAATGGGTGTCATCGGTGAGGTGACCGAACTGGCACTTGCCGGCCACGGCTGGGCGCGGACATCTGCCGATGACCATGCCGGCCATCACCACTGA